Proteins encoded in a region of the Rutidosis leptorrhynchoides isolate AG116_Rl617_1_P2 unplaced genomic scaffold, CSIRO_AGI_Rlap_v1 contig343, whole genome shotgun sequence genome:
- the LOC139883048 gene encoding mitogen-activated protein kinase 16-like isoform X1, with translation MQGDQRRKTTDIDFFTEYGEGSRYKVEEVIGKGSYGVVCSAYDTHTGEKVAIKKINDIFEHVSDATRILREIKLLRLLRHPDIVEIKHILLPPSRREFKDIYVVFELMESDLHQVIKANDDLTPEHYQFFLYQLLRGMKYIHTANVFHRDLKPKNILANADCKLKICDFGLARVAFHDTPTAIFWTDYVATRWYRAPELCGSFFSKYTPAIDIWSIGCIFSELLTGKPLFPGKNVVHQLDLMTDLLGTPSAEAIARVRNEKARRYLSSMRKKKPIPFSHKFPNADPLALRLLERMLAFEPKDRPTAEEALADPYFKGLAKVEREPSAQPVTKMEFEFERRRITKEDVRELIYREILEYHPNMLKEFLDGSEPTSFMYPSAVDHFKKQFAFLEEHYGNGSSAPPPERQHASLPRTCVLYSDNNSLPPTSAEVSNDLSQCRIKEDKPRVDRSVGIPMSRLPLQGMNEIAAGPARPGKVVSSVMRCGAADAVKQRRIVRNPARRNPPQSSSSCMDDETSSIGLQPKPPQYVARKVAAAQGGSASQWY, from the exons ATGCAAGGCGATCAGCGTAGAAAG ACCACAGATATAGATTTTTTCACAGAATATGGCGAGGGGAGCAGATATAAAGTGGAGGAAGTAATCGGAAAAGGAAGTTACGGTGTGGTTTGCTCAGCATATGATACACATACTGGAGAAAAAGTTGCTATCAAGAAAATCAATGATATCTTCGAACATGTCTCTGATGCCACTCGCATCCTTCGTGAGATCAAGCTACTTAGGTTACTTCGTCATCCGGATATTGTCGAGATTAAGCACATTTTGTTACCGCCTTCTAGACGTGAATTCAAAGACATATACGTTGTTTTTGAACTTATGGAATCTGATTTACATCAAGTTATCAAAGCAAATGATGATTTGACTCCCGAACATTACCAGTTTTTCCTTTACCAACTTCTTCGGGGAATGAAGTACATTCATACAG CAAATGTATTTCACCGAGATCTGAAACCGAAGAACATCTTGGCTAATGCTGACTGCAAACTCAAGATTTGCGACTTTGGACTTGCAAGAGTGGCTTTTCATGATACACCAACTGCTATATTCTGGACG GACTATGTCGCAACAAGATGGTACAGGGCTCCCGAACTATGTGGATCATTTTTCTCAAAG TATACCCCAGCAATAGATATATGGAGCATCGGTTGTATCTTTTCGGAGCTTCTAACCGGAAAACCTCTTTTCCCTGGGAAAAATGTCGTGCATCAGCTGGATTTGATGACTGATCTCTTGGGAACACCCTCTGCTGAAGCTATTGCCAGA GTCCGAAATGAGAAAGCACGAAGATACCTAAGCAGCATGCGAAAGAAAAAGCCTATCCCATTTTCCCATAAATTCCCCAATGCGGATCCTCTTGCTCTTCGTTTGTTAGAGAGAATGCTGGCATTTGAGCCCAAGGATCGGCCTACTGCTGAAGAG GCCCTTGCAGATCCATATTTCAAGGGTCTGGCCAAGGTTGAGAGAGAGCCTTCTGCACAACCAGTTACCAAGATGGAATTTGAATTCGAGAGACGGAGAATAACAAAGGAAGATGTGCGAGAGCTCATATACCGGGAGATTCTTGAGTACCACCCTAATATGTTGAAAGAGTTTCTAGATGGATCAGAGCCAACAAGCTTCATGTATCCAAG TGCTGTTGACCATTTTAAGAAGCAATTTGCTTTCCTAGAGGAGCATTACGGAAACGGTTCTTCTGCTCCTCCACCTGAAAGGCAACATGCATCATTACCCAG GACTTGCGTGTTGTATTCTGATAACAACTCGTTACCGCCTACTTCAGCTGAGGTCAGTAATGATCTGTCCCAGTGTCGCATCAAAGAAGATAAGCCACGTGTCGATAGAAGTGTCGGGATCCCTATGTCAAGGCTTCCCCTACAAGGTATGAATGAAATTG CAGCAGGGCCTGCAAGACCAGGGAAAGTGGTCAGTTCAGTCATGCGTTGTGGGGCAGCCGATGCCGTCAAACAGCGAAGGATAGTTAGGAATCCGGCAAGAAGGAACCCGCCGCAGTCGTCGTCATCCTGCATGGATGATGAAACCTCCTCCATTGGATTGCAGCCTAAGCCTCCTCAGTACGTCGCAAGGAAAGTCGCAGCCGCTCAAGGAGGAAGTGCAAGTCAATGGTATTAG
- the LOC139883048 gene encoding mitogen-activated protein kinase 16-like isoform X2, which produces MQGDQRRKTTDIDFFTEYGEGSRYKVEEVIGKGSYGVVCSAYDTHTGEKVAIKKINDIFEHVSDATRILREIKLLRLLRHPDIVEIKHILLPPSRREFKDIYVVFELMESDLHQVIKANDDLTPEHYQFFLYQLLRGMKYIHTANVFHRDLKPKNILANADCKLKICDFGLARVAFHDTPTAIFWTDYVATRWYRAPELCGSFFSKYTPAIDIWSIGCIFSELLTGKPLFPGKNVVHQLDLMTDLLGTPSAEAIARVRNEKARRYLSSMRKKKPIPFSHKFPNADPLALRLLERMLAFEPKDRPTAEEALADPYFKGLAKVEREPSAQPVTKMEFEFERRRITKEDVRELIYREILEYHPNMLKEFLDGSEPTSFMYPSAVDHFKKQFAFLEEHYGNGSSAPPPERQHASLPRTCVLYSDNNSLPPTSAEVSNDLSQCRIKEDKPRVDRSVGIPMSRLPLQGMNEIAGPARPGKVVSSVMRCGAADAVKQRRIVRNPARRNPPQSSSSCMDDETSSIGLQPKPPQYVARKVAAAQGGSASQWY; this is translated from the exons ATGCAAGGCGATCAGCGTAGAAAG ACCACAGATATAGATTTTTTCACAGAATATGGCGAGGGGAGCAGATATAAAGTGGAGGAAGTAATCGGAAAAGGAAGTTACGGTGTGGTTTGCTCAGCATATGATACACATACTGGAGAAAAAGTTGCTATCAAGAAAATCAATGATATCTTCGAACATGTCTCTGATGCCACTCGCATCCTTCGTGAGATCAAGCTACTTAGGTTACTTCGTCATCCGGATATTGTCGAGATTAAGCACATTTTGTTACCGCCTTCTAGACGTGAATTCAAAGACATATACGTTGTTTTTGAACTTATGGAATCTGATTTACATCAAGTTATCAAAGCAAATGATGATTTGACTCCCGAACATTACCAGTTTTTCCTTTACCAACTTCTTCGGGGAATGAAGTACATTCATACAG CAAATGTATTTCACCGAGATCTGAAACCGAAGAACATCTTGGCTAATGCTGACTGCAAACTCAAGATTTGCGACTTTGGACTTGCAAGAGTGGCTTTTCATGATACACCAACTGCTATATTCTGGACG GACTATGTCGCAACAAGATGGTACAGGGCTCCCGAACTATGTGGATCATTTTTCTCAAAG TATACCCCAGCAATAGATATATGGAGCATCGGTTGTATCTTTTCGGAGCTTCTAACCGGAAAACCTCTTTTCCCTGGGAAAAATGTCGTGCATCAGCTGGATTTGATGACTGATCTCTTGGGAACACCCTCTGCTGAAGCTATTGCCAGA GTCCGAAATGAGAAAGCACGAAGATACCTAAGCAGCATGCGAAAGAAAAAGCCTATCCCATTTTCCCATAAATTCCCCAATGCGGATCCTCTTGCTCTTCGTTTGTTAGAGAGAATGCTGGCATTTGAGCCCAAGGATCGGCCTACTGCTGAAGAG GCCCTTGCAGATCCATATTTCAAGGGTCTGGCCAAGGTTGAGAGAGAGCCTTCTGCACAACCAGTTACCAAGATGGAATTTGAATTCGAGAGACGGAGAATAACAAAGGAAGATGTGCGAGAGCTCATATACCGGGAGATTCTTGAGTACCACCCTAATATGTTGAAAGAGTTTCTAGATGGATCAGAGCCAACAAGCTTCATGTATCCAAG TGCTGTTGACCATTTTAAGAAGCAATTTGCTTTCCTAGAGGAGCATTACGGAAACGGTTCTTCTGCTCCTCCACCTGAAAGGCAACATGCATCATTACCCAG GACTTGCGTGTTGTATTCTGATAACAACTCGTTACCGCCTACTTCAGCTGAGGTCAGTAATGATCTGTCCCAGTGTCGCATCAAAGAAGATAAGCCACGTGTCGATAGAAGTGTCGGGATCCCTATGTCAAGGCTTCCCCTACAAGGTATGAATGAAATTG CAGGGCCTGCAAGACCAGGGAAAGTGGTCAGTTCAGTCATGCGTTGTGGGGCAGCCGATGCCGTCAAACAGCGAAGGATAGTTAGGAATCCGGCAAGAAGGAACCCGCCGCAGTCGTCGTCATCCTGCATGGATGATGAAACCTCCTCCATTGGATTGCAGCCTAAGCCTCCTCAGTACGTCGCAAGGAAAGTCGCAGCCGCTCAAGGAGGAAGTGCAAGTCAATGGTATTAG
- the LOC139883039 gene encoding BTB/POZ and MATH domain-containing protein 2-like, translating into MVQVVRRLSAGIGSVPLRNSNPERELRRRHSSTSSHQPSPASIEPATTSSTCLNETIDGSHQFKIMGYSLAKGMGVGKYLASDTFSVGGYDWAIYFYPDGKSSEDNAAYISLFIALASDGTDVRALFELSMLDQSGKDRHKIHTHFGRALESGPYTLKYRGSMWGYKRFYKRTTLESSDYLKDDCLSIRCSVGVVKSQTEGPSSYAIPVPPSNIGNNFGKLLESGKGTDVSFEVGGEVFAAHKLVLAARSPVFKAQLFGPLKDHNTHCIKVEDMEAPVFKALLHYIYWDELPNLQELVGLNTSWASTLMAQHLLAASDRYALERLRLLCESKLCEGVAINTVAITLVLAEQHRCSQLKAVCLKFIALPENLKAVMQTDGFEHLQESCPSVLTELLQHVAKFGEHCATARGKRGAYREDALLLDGSDVNGRRVKQRMR; encoded by the exons ATGGTACAAGTAGTCCG GAGACTTTCGGCCGGGATCGGTTCAGTACCCCTCCGTAATTCAAACCCAGAAAGGGAGCTCCGGCGACGTCACTCCTCCACCTCGAGCCATCAGCCAAGTCCAGCTTCGATTGAACCCG CCACCACCTCATCCACTTGTCTGAACGAGACGATTGATGGGTCGCATCAATTTAAGATCATGGGCTACTCGTTGGCGAAAGGTATGGGTGTTGGAAAGTACCTAGCTTCTGACACGTTTTCGGTTGGGGGATACGATTGGGCAATCTATTTCTATCCAGATGGAAAGAGCTCGGAGGATAACGCTGCTTATATTTCATTATTCATTGCCCTTGCAAGTGATGGGACGGACGTTAGGGCGCTGTTTGAGCTGTCTATGTTGGATCAAAGTGGCAAGGATAGGCACAAAATCCATACTCATTTTGGTAGGGCGCTCGAGAGTGGGCCTTACACGCTCAAGTATCGTGGTAGTATGTG GGGCTATAAACGCTTTTACAAAAGAACTACGCTAGAATCGTCAGATTACCTTAAAGATGATTGCCTGTCGATTCGATGTTCTGTTGGTGTTGTCAAGTCACAAACAGAAGGACCAAGTAGTTATGCTATCCCTGTGCCACCTTCTAATATTGGGAACAATTTCGGAAAGCTTCTAGAAAGTGGGAAGGGTACTGACGTAAGTTTTGAAGTTGGTGGAGAAGTATTTGCTGCTCACAAATTGGTTCTTGCAGCACGATCACCTGTGTTTAAGGCACAGCTTTTTGGTCCATTGAAAGATCACAATACTCATTGCATTAAAGTCGAGGATATGGAAGCTCCAGTCTTTAAG GCGTTACTGCATTATATTTACTGGGATGAACTACCAAATTTGCAAGAGCTTGTGGGTTTGAACACTAGCTGGGCGTCTACTTTGATGGCTCAACATTTGCTTGCAGCATCTGACCGATATGCACTCGAGAGGCTTAGGCTGCTTTGCGAGTCCAAACTCTGTGAGGGTGTGGCCATTAACACAGTTGCAATTACGTTGGTTTTAGCCGAGCAGCATCGTTGTTCTCAACTGAAAGCTGTGTGTCTCAAGTTCATTGCTTTGCCTGAGAATTTGAAAG CTGTAATGCAAACAGATGGGTTTGAGCACTTGCAAGAAAGTTGCCCTTCTGTCCTGACAGAATTACTGCAACATGTTGCCAAATTTGGGGAGCACTGTGCGACGGCGAGAGGAAAGAGAGGTGCATACAGAGAAGATGCATTGTTATTGGATGGCTCCGACGTTAATGGAAGGCGTGTCAAGCAGAGGATGCGTTGA